GCAAGGGACAGGCCACGATGCAGCGCGGCGACCTGCCGCCGGGCACGATCGTCCGGGCCGACCTCGCGGCGGTGGCCACCGAGATCGCGGCGCGGGGCGCCGGCTGACGAGCGGGCGGCGATGCAGGCGCTCCGCTCGGCGCTTTTCCTGCTGTTCCAGGTGGTCACGGTCGTGCCGTACGCGATCGGCTGCCTGCTGGTCGCGCCGCTGCCGCGCCGCCTGCGCTATCGCTACACGGTCGGCTGGCCGAGGATCGTGATCTGGGCGGCGCGCGTGCTGGTCGGGATCCGCTGGCAGGTGACCGGCGCATCGCGGCTTCCGGACGGCCCGGCCATCCTGCTCGCCAAGCACCAGTCCACCTGGGAGACGCTGTTCCTCGCGTCGTGGATGCCGCGCGAGCTCTGCTACGTGTTCAAGCGCGAGCTGCTCTACCTGCCGTTCTTCGGCTGGGGCATCGCGCTGCTCGACATGATCCACATCGATCGCCGCCGCGGCGCCGACGCCTTCGAGCAACTGGTCTCGCAAGGCACCCGCAAGCTCGCCGAAGGCCGCTGGATCATCGTGTTCCCCGAGGGCACGCGCACCCCTGCCGGTTCGCAGGGCCGCTACAAGACCGGCGGCGCGCGGCTCGCGGTCCGCACCGGCGCGCCGGTGGTGCCGATCGCGGTCAACTCGGGCGAGTGCTGGCCGCGCAGGGCCTTCGTGCTGCGCCCGGGCCTGATCACCGTGTCGATCGGCCCGACGATCCCGGTCGAGGGCCGCGGCGCCGATCAGGTGAACGCCGAGGCCGAAGGCTGGATAGAATCCGAGATGCGCAGGCTCAGCCCGCACCTCTACCAAGACCCGCAGCCCGACGCCACCGGCCCGAAGACGACCGCCTGATGCCGAAAGGAGACCGCGCCCTCGATTCGGGCCAGCTATCGCTGTTCGACGCGCTCGATTCGCTCGGCGGGCTCGACCTTTCGCTCCGGCCACCGACCGCGCACCCGGACGCGCCTCGCGCGGCGGGCCCGGGCGCGACGCAGGCCCCCGGGGCCGGCACGCGCCGCGTGATGCTGAAGGGTCATCCGGTCGCCTGGGAGCTGCGGCGCGCCCGGCGGCGCACGATCGGCTTCATGATCGACCACCGCGGCCTGCGCGTGAGCGCGCCGCGCTGGGTCACGCTCGCCGAGATCGAGCGCGCGCTCGCCGACAAGGCCGACTGGGTGCTGCGCAAGCTCGCCGAGTGGCGCGAGCACGCGGCGCGGCGCGAGCGGCTCGCCCCGCGCTGGGAAGACGGCGCGCCGATCCGCCTGCTCGGCCGCACGCTGACGATGCGGATCGACGCAGGCGCGGACCGCGTAGGCCTGGTCGGCGAGGAGCTTCGCGTCGGCCTGCCGGCAGGTGCCGGCGCCGAGCAGCTCAGGGACAGCGTGCAGGCCTGGCTGCAGCAGCACGCGAAGCTGGTGTTCGCGGAGCGCATCGCGGTGTTCGCCGAGCG
This genomic window from Zeimonas sediminis contains:
- a CDS encoding M48 family metallopeptidase, yielding MPKGDRALDSGQLSLFDALDSLGGLDLSLRPPTAHPDAPRAAGPGATQAPGAGTRRVMLKGHPVAWELRRARRRTIGFMIDHRGLRVSAPRWVTLAEIERALADKADWVLRKLAEWREHAARRERLAPRWEDGAPIRLLGRTLTMRIDAGADRVGLVGEELRVGLPAGAGAEQLRDSVQAWLQQHAKLVFAERIAVFAERLGRAPSRWSLSSARTRWGSCSADGSVRLNWRLVHFPMDIVDYVIAHELAHLHEMNHGPRFWSTVGSLFPEFERAREWLRQIPDEPRPL
- a CDS encoding lysophospholipid acyltransferase family protein, coding for MQALRSALFLLFQVVTVVPYAIGCLLVAPLPRRLRYRYTVGWPRIVIWAARVLVGIRWQVTGASRLPDGPAILLAKHQSTWETLFLASWMPRELCYVFKRELLYLPFFGWGIALLDMIHIDRRRGADAFEQLVSQGTRKLAEGRWIIVFPEGTRTPAGSQGRYKTGGARLAVRTGAPVVPIAVNSGECWPRRAFVLRPGLITVSIGPTIPVEGRGADQVNAEAEGWIESEMRRLSPHLYQDPQPDATGPKTTA